In Candidatus Pacearchaeota archaeon, the genomic stretch AACACAATTTGGAATGGATTTTGAACCTTAGTTGCAGCCGCAATGTCTACGATTTCTAAAACCACTGAGAAGCCCCAGGCAATTGGCATATTGTCTTTATCTTCTGCTTTTTTAAGAGTAGAAGAATAAATATCTGGACGAACCAAGATGTAGTCCATTTCTTCTGTTCTTGTAAGATCTTCTCCCTCCTCATTCGTACTTGTCCATGTAAATTTACGGAAGGGGATTCTGTATAAAGGCCATAGACCGATAAAATGAATTCCGAAATATCTAGGAAAAAATCCTGGACCGTCTTCACAATCGGTTGCATTGCGAACTTTAAATCTACTATCAAGAACATGGTCTAAGAAAACCAATATTGCAGAAACAAATGTTCCTCCTCGATAAATTCGCTTTGCTGTTCCTTCCTCTATAAAAGTAAAATTAACATTGTTGGGTGCCATCACAAAGATACTTAAAAAATAGAACACAATGAGCGTAACAATCAGTGAGATTATGACGCTTATTATGCTTAAACCCATAACAACGATCGGACCAATCAGGGTCGCGAGCAGAGCAATGGTGGTCGACAGAAAAACGATACTTTCTTTTTCAGTATGGTACTTAAGTAACATTTCTTTCACTCCTGTAAATCTGAATATTTTAATGTAAAGGGTTCAAATTACGTAAACGTAATATCCTTTGGCTCCGCCAAAGAACAATATTATTATGTACTATTTATATATATTTGTCAATGTTGACACAATCACCCTAAAACACCATAATACTACCAGTTAATAATCTTTTAAAAAAGTCTTACTGGAGGAAAGGTTATGATTAACATTGCACTAATTAGCCAAGGATGGCAAACAAGAACAACGATTACAAGCATTTTATCAACATGGCTATCGAACAATGATTCATCTCTAAAAAAACGGGGTAATCATAATGATACTCCATTAAAATGACCCAAAAGGTCTTTTTTTTATAACAAATTTCATCTATTTTATTTAAAAAGACCACTTTCTCCCTTATTTTTAAAATATTGACGTACAATCCATTATATTATATAGTAAAAATGGACGAGGGGAATAATCCTCAATGAGTTCTTTAAAAATTAGTAATTTTGAGAAGTCTCAAGCTCAAAATACAAAAATCCATAAAGAGCGTATTGAATTCAGAACTAAAGAAAAGGAGGTATCATGACAGAATATTCTATCCCTAATGATGATCTTCAGATCCTCGACGAAGGAACAGATTGCGGAACAAGGACCGGCAACGTTGGAAAAGACGGTTGCGGGTACTAAAATTCTTCAATTTTTATTTTTTGAGGTTGTTATCATGATTAAATGGTCAATGTTTAATTTCTTCATCGATGATGGCGCTTACTTAATTATAAAAAATACTCTTACTGCTTCTGTAGTAAGAATCAGTAAAAAATTAAAAAACGAACTAGATAGTTCATTGCTATTAATTAATTATGAGCATCTCTTCAATCTTAAGGATCCAACAAGGCAAGATTTAATTGTCAAAAAACTTTTAGAAAAGGGCTTATTGGTAGATTATGCGATAAACGAAAAGCAAAAATATAAAAAATTATTCTTGAATTATCGAAAGAAAGATACGGTGTTTGCTATCTATCTCGCTACAACAACAGATTGCCAATTAGACTGCCCTTATTGCTTTGAAGGAAGAGAAAAGAAAAAAGATTACATGTCCATAAAAGAAGCTGACGATATTGTTAGATGGACCTCTAAATATCTTGATCAAAACATATGTAGTAAATTAAGAGTGGTTCTTTATGGGGGAGAACCATTATTAAATAAAAAGATTATCAAATATATCCTACCGAAATTTAAAGATATTTCTGACAAAAATTTCATAACTCTTGAGGTCGGTATTTTAACAAATGGTGAATTTTTAAATTTTGAAATGGGTAAATTTCTAAACGCTTACAATCTTGATAAAGTCCAAATTACCATTGATGGTCCAGAAAAAGTTCATGACTCAAGAAGGTTTAGAAAAAAAACAAAAAGGGGGACTTTCCAAAAAATAATTAACAACATTATTTGTTTGCTTGAAAATAATTTTGTCTCTAGAGTAGACATTAGAATCAATTTTGATATACAAAATATAAATCGTATCCCCGAACTATTTGATGTTTTAAAATCAAAAGGGGTAGGAGACAAGGTAAATTTATCTTTTGGAATAATAACCCCAACTATTCCTACTGGCCAAAGAAGTTATTTTAAAGAAAATGGCCTTAAACAAGTGGATAATGCAGAAAAATATATATGGCTTTGTTCTGAGGCCAAAAAAAGAAACCTTAGGATTCCTAAAGAATTCTTAGCAGGACCTTGGTGTATGGCAAGAAAAATACATTCAGCCGTTGTTTTACCTAAAGGCGGCATACTAAAATGCATTAGTCTTGTTGGAAGAGACAAATTTATTTTTAACGACATATATAACCATGTAAACCTTATAGATAAAAGGTTTACAAACTTTAAATATATTGATTATTGCTTAAATAGTAACTGTCCATTTGTCCCTATTTGTGGTGGCGGATGTAGATTTGAAGCATACTTGTCAACAGGAAGTTTCTCAAAACCACACTGCCAGAAACAATTAATAGAAAACATTAATAAAGGATTGATCATCCTTAATTACAAATAACCAATAAATAGGTTATTTTTTAATATTTATCTTTGTGGTATATTAAAAACATGGAATACAAACAAAACATATCTTGGTATAAAAATGACTATCTTTATAAATCTTTGGCTAAAAAAGAGTCTCTTCATTATAATTTTTATTTTTTAAAAAATTCTTTAGCTGAAAAAGATATTAAAAAAATTGTAAAACTGAAGGAAAAACATTATAAAAAAATACTGTCTTGGTTAAATTTAAATAATACTAGAAAAATTGATTATTATATATATTCGTCATTAAAAGAAAAATCTTCTTTAATGGGGGATAATAGTCCAGGCAATGCTATCTGGAAAAAATTAAATACTTCTAATGTTCCTCAAAAATTTGAAATACATTGTGTTTACAATAAAAGCTGTAAATTTATAGGAGAACACGAGGACACCCATTTACTATCTTTGCCTTGGGGATTATCAATCTATTTATTTTGTGAAGGATTATCGCAATATATGGAAAATAACTTTATGGGAGAAAAATTAAATATTGCCGCTATAAAATTATTAAAAAATGGCAATCTTTATCCCATTAGATATCTTTATGATAATAAAAATTGGGAGAATGTAAAACAGATTATTATATATCCCCAAGCCGGATCATTTACCAAATTTTTAATAAAAAAATACGGTAAGAATAATTTTAAACATCTTTATCAAAATACTTCAAGAAAAAATACCGTAACCTTTAATTTATTAAAAATTAAAAAAATATATCGTAAAGACATAAAACAACTTGAAGAAGAATGGATAAATTATCTTAAAACAACTACTAAAAGTTAATTTCTATTAAAGATAAAGAATATTCACATCTTTTTGTCAATATTTAAACATTGGACATATTTTGTTAAGATATTAATATCATGAACGAAGAACAAATAAAAATACTATTAGAAGAATTAGAAAACGACTTACAATCAGCCGAGTCTTCTGTTGCTATAACAAAAATATGGCATAAATATTTTAGCGACACCGGATCTTTTAAATTATTAATAAAAAAAATAAAAGATTTACCAATAGAAGAAAAGAAAACAACTGCTTTGATAATTCAGCAAGCATATAAAGAAGCTCAAGAATTATTTACTGAAAAAGAGAAGTCAGTAAAAGGAGGGGAGTTATCAGGAAATATTAAATCTCAATCAGAAGACATTAATCCAACTGCCCCTAAAATAGGACATTTACATCCTATATCAAAAACCATTAGAGAAATGAATGAACTTTTCGTCAGTATGGGCTTTAGTATTATGGACGGACCAGAAATAGAAACTGATGAATTTTGTTTTCAAAGATTGAATGTTCCTGCTGATCACCCAGCCAGAGACATGCAAGATACTATATATATTAAAGAACCTGATTTTCTATTAAGAACTCAAACTTCTTCAATTGAGGCTCAAGTTTTAGCTAAATACAAACCTCCCTTTAAAATTGTTTGTCCAGGAAGATCATATAGAAATGAAAGTGTAAATAAAAGCAATCATTTCGTCTTTCATCAATATCAAGGGGTAGTTGTTGCAGAAAAAGCTAATATGAAAGACCTCTTTGGCACTTTTCAGATTTTATTTAAAAAAATGTACGGAGATGATGTGGTTACTAGGTATAGAAATAAATACTATCCTGAAGTTGAACCAGGAGTAGGTCCAGACATGCAATGCTTCAATTGCCACGGTAAAGGCTGCCCGTTATGCAAGGGTGTCGGTTGGATTGAAATGGGAGGAGCGGGAATCATCCATCCTAATGTTATGAAAATGGCTGGACTCGATACTAAAAAATGGGTTGGTTTTGCTTTTGGATTAGGACTTGATCGTTGGGTCATGGCCAAATACAAGATTACAGATATTAGAACGTTACTAGGAGGAAACTTAGGATATAAATATTACGAAAATGAAAGTATTATATAGTGAGATAAAAGAATTAGTTCCAGGATTAAAAGCAAATCCTAAAGAAGTAGGGGAAACTTTGACTTTGACCGGATTCATGATGGATGGCTTTACTGAAATTTTATATAAAGGAAAGAAAGACTATTTATTAAGTTTAGAAATCAGACAGAATCGCGCTGATTGTCTTTCGGTTATCGGTCTTGCTCAAGAAGTAGCCGCTTATTACAATTTGAAATTAAATATTCCGACCGTAAAGCCAATTAATAAAAATACTAAAAAGCTTGATATCAAAATTGAAGCAATAAAAGAAACTAAAAGGGTTTTAGCGATTAAGATTGATAATGTTAAGAATATTGAATCTCCAATATGGCTTAAAGAATATATGTCTTTTTACGGTTTAAACAGCGCCGGACTATTGGTTGACCTTTCTAACTATGTGATGATGGTAACTGGATATCCGTCTCATTTGATTGATTTTGATAAAACAGAAGGGCCTATTTGTTGGTCTATGAATAACAGCTTCAAAGAAATAACTACTTTATTAGGTTCAGTTACCAAACTAAATAATAATGAAATCATTATTAGAGACAATAATAATATTTTAGCTTTAGCAGGAATCATTGGAGGCAAAACTGACAGCATTGATATTAAGACAAAATCCATTATTGCCGAAATCGCCATTTATGACCGTTCAATTATCAGGAAGAATTCAAGAAGTTTAAATATTACAACCGAGGCTAGTAGAAGATTGGAAAAAGACCTTGATCCTAATGGAGCTGATTACGCAATGAAAATGCTAGTTTCTTTAATTATAAAATATGCTGGAGGACAAGTTGTCAGTTCTTTGTTCAGCTACTATCCTAAAAAATACGTTTCTCCTAAGATTCAATTTGATAAAGAACTACCGAGTAAATTAGCCGGAATTGAAATAAGTCCGAAAGATACATTAAAAATATTGAAAGGATTAAATTTCCAAATTATTTCTAAAAACAATAAATTAACAGTTATTCCTCCGACTTCAAGAATGGACGTATCTTTACCTGAAGACTTGGCTGAAGAGGTGATAAGGATATACGGATATAATCATATTCCAACCAACGAAACTCCTTGTTTGGAAATTGTTAAAAATATCACTCCTAAAAATATTATCTTATCAGAAAAGATTAGAGATATTTTAACGGCCTTAAGATTTGATGAAACACTATCTTGGCCGTTAACCCAAGAGGGGATTAATGACAAATTCAATTATTTCGATTTAAAAGAAATAACCACTCAAAATTCGGTTAATGATCTGTTTCCCAACCTAAGACAATCAATGGCTCCAGGATTATTAAATCAAATGAATGAATATTTCAAGAAAGGAGTTGAATACATTGATATTTTTGAAATAGGAAAAGTCTTCGGAGAAAAGAACAAAAATTACTTAGAACATGATTCTTTAGGAATATTGTCAGCAACAAAAAACAATACCTTCCCTCAATTCAAAGATAAGGCTGAATCATTATTGAGATTGCTCGGATTTGACGATGTTAAATACTTTAAATCTAAATCAAAACCAAAGACATCCAATCCTGAATCTTGCTGGGATGTCTTTGTTAATAATCAAAATATCGGCATTCTTTATAAATTGACTCCATCAGAAACAAAGCTTAACATCTACTTTGCTGAAATTGATATTGAAAGGATTACCAAAATGTTAACCAATGTAGACAATAATCCGGTGGTGGAATTAACTCAAAAATTAATTCCTTTAGATGTAAATATTGAACTAGATGAAAAAGAATCAATCTTTGAATATTTGGATAATTTAGAGAAGAAGATAAACAAAAAGAATATTTGGAGTATTAATATTGCTGACATTTATCAAATGAAAGGGAAAAAGAGAT encodes the following:
- a CDS encoding SPASM domain-containing protein — its product is MEKTVAGTKILQFLFFEVVIMIKWSMFNFFIDDGAYLIIKNTLTASVVRISKKLKNELDSSLLLINYEHLFNLKDPTRQDLIVKKLLEKGLLVDYAINEKQKYKKLFLNYRKKDTVFAIYLATTTDCQLDCPYCFEGREKKKDYMSIKEADDIVRWTSKYLDQNICSKLRVVLYGGEPLLNKKIIKYILPKFKDISDKNFITLEVGILTNGEFLNFEMGKFLNAYNLDKVQITIDGPEKVHDSRRFRKKTKRGTFQKIINNIICLLENNFVSRVDIRINFDIQNINRIPELFDVLKSKGVGDKVNLSFGIITPTIPTGQRSYFKENGLKQVDNAEKYIWLCSEAKKRNLRIPKEFLAGPWCMARKIHSAVVLPKGGILKCISLVGRDKFIFNDIYNHVNLIDKRFTNFKYIDYCLNSNCPFVPICGGGCRFEAYLSTGSFSKPHCQKQLIENINKGLIILNYK
- a CDS encoding phenylalanine--tRNA ligase subunit alpha; translated protein: MNEEQIKILLEELENDLQSAESSVAITKIWHKYFSDTGSFKLLIKKIKDLPIEEKKTTALIIQQAYKEAQELFTEKEKSVKGGELSGNIKSQSEDINPTAPKIGHLHPISKTIREMNELFVSMGFSIMDGPEIETDEFCFQRLNVPADHPARDMQDTIYIKEPDFLLRTQTSSIEAQVLAKYKPPFKIVCPGRSYRNESVNKSNHFVFHQYQGVVVAEKANMKDLFGTFQILFKKMYGDDVVTRYRNKYYPEVEPGVGPDMQCFNCHGKGCPLCKGVGWIEMGGAGIIHPNVMKMAGLDTKKWVGFAFGLGLDRWVMAKYKITDIRTLLGGNLGYKYYENESII
- a CDS encoding phenylalanine--tRNA ligase subunit beta, which encodes MKVLYSEIKELVPGLKANPKEVGETLTLTGFMMDGFTEILYKGKKDYLLSLEIRQNRADCLSVIGLAQEVAAYYNLKLNIPTVKPINKNTKKLDIKIEAIKETKRVLAIKIDNVKNIESPIWLKEYMSFYGLNSAGLLVDLSNYVMMVTGYPSHLIDFDKTEGPICWSMNNSFKEITTLLGSVTKLNNNEIIIRDNNNILALAGIIGGKTDSIDIKTKSIIAEIAIYDRSIIRKNSRSLNITTEASRRLEKDLDPNGADYAMKMLVSLIIKYAGGQVVSSLFSYYPKKYVSPKIQFDKELPSKLAGIEISPKDTLKILKGLNFQIISKNNKLTVIPPTSRMDVSLPEDLAEEVIRIYGYNHIPTNETPCLEIVKNITPKNIILSEKIRDILTALRFDETLSWPLTQEGINDKFNYFDLKEITTQNSVNDLFPNLRQSMAPGLLNQMNEYFKKGVEYIDIFEIGKVFGEKNKNYLEHDSLGILSATKNNTFPQFKDKAESLLRLLGFDDVKYFKSKSKPKTSNPESCWDVFVNNQNIGILYKLTPSETKLNIYFAEIDIERITKMLTNVDNNPVVELTQKLIPLDVNIELDEKESIFEYLDNLEKKINKKNIWSINIADIYQMKGKKRYTLRVTYEELSDKEAKDTHLKTFGLNNIN